A window of Fodinibius salinus contains these coding sequences:
- the dnaJ gene encoding molecular chaperone DnaJ produces the protein MSKRDYYEVLGVSKNASESEIKKAYRKKAMKFHPDRNEEDPEAEKKFKEASEAYEVLSDEQKRQRYDQFGHRGVNNGANGFGGRGGAGFDNFEDIFSQFSDIFGSEFGGGGRSRRRRSSGRKGSDMKLRIDLELEEIAFGTEKKLKVKKYITCDECDGTGAETKNDFETCSTCSGTGEVRQVRKTMLGQMVNVQPCPECNGEGRIIRNKCSKCSGEGRYKGKETVKVNVPSGVSEGNYITLRGKGNAGKRGGEAGALVVLIEEKEHEHFERDGNDIYYDLVLSVPDAILGTEVKVPTLKGKAKIKVEEGVQPGKLLRMSDKGIHGLKRSGIGDQYVRVNVYIPDDLDEEERKHIESLRGSERFNASNKEDDGKGFFSKIRDVFA, from the coding sequence ATGTCTAAACGCGATTATTACGAAGTATTAGGTGTTAGCAAAAATGCATCTGAATCGGAAATCAAAAAAGCCTATCGTAAGAAGGCCATGAAGTTTCACCCGGATCGCAATGAGGAAGATCCGGAGGCCGAGAAGAAATTTAAGGAGGCTTCAGAGGCATACGAAGTTCTTAGTGATGAGCAAAAGCGTCAGCGTTATGATCAGTTTGGTCACCGAGGAGTTAATAACGGTGCCAATGGTTTTGGCGGTCGCGGCGGTGCAGGCTTTGATAATTTTGAGGATATCTTTAGTCAATTTAGCGATATATTTGGCAGTGAATTTGGCGGGGGTGGCCGTTCTCGGCGGCGTCGATCGTCAGGGCGGAAAGGTTCCGATATGAAACTGCGTATTGACCTGGAGCTTGAGGAAATTGCTTTTGGCACTGAGAAGAAGCTGAAGGTAAAGAAGTATATTACTTGTGATGAATGCGATGGCACCGGGGCCGAGACGAAAAACGATTTTGAGACCTGCAGTACCTGTAGCGGTACCGGTGAAGTTCGCCAAGTGCGTAAAACGATGTTGGGACAGATGGTGAATGTACAGCCTTGTCCCGAATGTAATGGTGAAGGGCGCATTATCCGTAATAAGTGTTCAAAGTGTAGCGGCGAAGGGCGTTACAAAGGGAAAGAAACCGTGAAGGTGAACGTGCCTTCCGGTGTATCAGAAGGAAATTATATTACGCTTCGCGGTAAGGGGAACGCCGGCAAACGCGGCGGTGAGGCTGGTGCTCTCGTTGTCCTGATTGAAGAGAAAGAGCATGAGCACTTTGAGCGTGATGGCAATGATATTTATTACGATCTGGTACTCAGCGTGCCTGATGCTATTCTGGGAACCGAAGTAAAAGTGCCTACGCTTAAAGGTAAGGCAAAAATAAAGGTTGAAGAAGGAGTGCAGCCAGGTAAATTGTTGCGAATGAGTGACAAGGGTATTCATGGCTTAAAACGGTCGGGTATCGGCGACCAGTATGTGCGGGTAAACGTATATATTCCTGATGATCTGGATGAGGAAGAGCGCAAGCACATCGAATCGCTTCGGGGCAGTGAACGGTTTAATGCCTCCAATAAAGAAGATGATGGCAAGGGCTTCTTCTCTAAAATTAGGGATGTATTTGCTTAA